In the Maribacter sp. MJ134 genome, one interval contains:
- a CDS encoding PorP/SprF family type IX secretion system membrane protein, whose protein sequence is MKNFCGALLILFVVLGIHAQEPSLPGDFRQQNLTDYNSSLLNPAYSLDRNNPSSIAFWSRWQWQTIDADPTSLFLNYTTRINPASSAAAGFFQHNTGIFLNTGAALNYAYQIELSPKMTLGVGLNLFGYQQELADQRFIQPNPFQRTPTNDFILQLAPGINLRVDKFSVGFVSENLFDYNFTTNERNTSPDDRMFFGLASYDIPVGILNADGNSFLRPAVYFKTIPGLDTQIGFNSVLSTSKFWAQGGYNSFYGVSGGAGGRFFKRLSIGAIVEFGIGSELDGKDPSFEIVTAYKLGKIETAAEKKEEELIAAETEKEKELKEELSKAEALAQKEKLQEQRRLDREQKRLDKEITRQMNDSIQVANRNAETSANESRRELKRKTDSINAAKTAQALAEREAIAQQRKTDSIQAAKKAEETALALARQKRKDSIAQAQLAAAEAAEKKAELERLARQKEVVTPEAGEKYEEVVTEGLLEPGYYLIANVFGTKRYFYAFMADLKKKGLAPKSFYRELNKYNYVYLKRYDSINEARKARDSKFNGQYSEKTWIFRVVGE, encoded by the coding sequence ATGAAAAATTTTTGTGGGGCACTTCTTATTCTGTTTGTAGTTCTTGGTATTCATGCCCAGGAGCCATCGTTACCTGGGGATTTTAGGCAACAGAATCTTACTGATTATAATTCAAGCTTGTTAAATCCTGCGTATTCTTTAGACCGGAACAATCCATCTTCTATAGCATTTTGGTCTCGATGGCAATGGCAAACAATAGATGCGGACCCTACCTCACTTTTTTTGAATTATACGACACGGATAAATCCTGCCTCCTCTGCGGCCGCAGGCTTTTTTCAACATAATACCGGTATATTTCTTAATACTGGTGCCGCTTTGAACTATGCCTACCAGATAGAACTTAGTCCTAAGATGACGCTTGGAGTAGGTCTAAATTTATTTGGATACCAGCAAGAACTCGCGGATCAACGTTTTATTCAACCAAATCCGTTTCAGAGAACGCCTACTAACGATTTTATTTTACAGCTGGCTCCGGGAATCAACCTAAGAGTGGATAAATTTAGCGTTGGTTTCGTTTCAGAGAACCTCTTCGATTATAATTTTACGACCAACGAAAGAAATACCAGCCCTGACGATAGAATGTTTTTTGGACTTGCCAGTTATGATATTCCCGTAGGTATTTTAAATGCCGATGGCAATTCCTTTTTACGTCCGGCGGTTTATTTTAAAACGATTCCGGGACTTGATACTCAAATAGGATTTAATTCCGTGCTGTCTACCAGTAAATTTTGGGCCCAAGGAGGTTATAATAGCTTCTATGGTGTATCAGGTGGTGCTGGTGGTCGTTTCTTTAAACGATTGTCAATCGGAGCGATTGTTGAGTTTGGTATCGGTTCTGAACTGGACGGTAAAGACCCGTCCTTTGAAATAGTTACTGCGTATAAATTAGGTAAAATAGAAACTGCCGCAGAGAAGAAGGAAGAAGAATTGATTGCCGCTGAAACTGAAAAAGAAAAGGAGCTTAAAGAAGAATTGTCCAAAGCGGAAGCATTGGCACAAAAAGAAAAACTTCAGGAGCAAAGACGTCTGGATAGGGAACAAAAGCGCCTTGACAAGGAAATAACAAGACAAATGAACGATTCTATTCAAGTTGCGAATAGAAATGCCGAAACCTCTGCTAATGAATCTAGAAGAGAACTAAAAAGGAAAACGGATTCTATAAACGCTGCTAAAACCGCACAGGCCCTAGCTGAAAGGGAAGCCATTGCGCAACAGCGAAAAACGGATTCCATCCAAGCGGCTAAAAAAGCTGAAGAAACGGCCCTTGCGTTGGCCAGACAAAAACGTAAGGATTCTATAGCGCAAGCTCAATTGGCCGCAGCTGAAGCAGCAGAGAAGAAAGCAGAACTAGAACGCTTAGCGCGTCAAAAGGAAGTGGTTACACCAGAAGCAGGTGAAAAATATGAAGAAGTGGTAACAGAGGGATTATTGGAACCTGGTTATTATTTGATAGCGAATGTCTTTGGTACCAAACGCTATTTCTACGCCTTTATGGCCGACTTAAAAAAGAAGGGCTTGGCACCCAAATCATTCTACAGAGAATTGAATAAATATAATTACGTCTACCTAAAAAGATACGATTCAATTAATGAAGCAAGAAAAGCTAGGGATTCTAAATTTAATGGACAGTACTCCGAAAAGACTTGGATTTTTAGAGTGGTAGGGGAATAG
- a CDS encoding TetR/AcrR family transcriptional regulator, which produces MSTKAERTTAYIIKTVAPVFNKHGYVGTSMSDLTEATGLTKGALYGNFENKEALALSAFEYNSKILLAAIDEQLNHPGNALDKVFSLTDFYKKYDIFTLDMGGCPILNVGVDAQHNNSLLAAASRETLKEIEGKLALVLENGINAGEFKIPVTPLQFAKQLITMLQGAIAMATITKDRKYLHNTVTYLEVLIKRELKN; this is translated from the coding sequence ATGTCTACCAAAGCCGAAAGAACTACCGCCTACATTATCAAAACAGTGGCACCCGTTTTTAATAAGCATGGTTATGTAGGCACGAGCATGAGCGATTTAACGGAAGCTACGGGACTCACTAAAGGAGCCTTGTACGGAAATTTTGAGAACAAGGAGGCCTTGGCCCTTTCTGCCTTCGAATACAACAGTAAAATTCTGTTGGCAGCTATCGATGAACAACTGAATCATCCCGGTAACGCTTTGGACAAGGTCTTTAGTCTGACCGATTTTTATAAAAAATATGATATTTTCACCTTAGATATGGGAGGATGCCCCATACTCAATGTAGGTGTGGACGCCCAACATAATAATAGTTTACTGGCCGCAGCTTCAAGGGAGACCCTAAAGGAAATTGAGGGCAAACTGGCTCTTGTTCTGGAAAATGGCATTAATGCAGGTGAATTCAAGATTCCAGTAACTCCGCTGCAATTCGCAAAGCAACTCATAACCATGTTGCAAGGAGCAATAGCAATGGCCACCATCACAAAAGACCGAAAATATTTGCATAATACGGTGACTTATCTCGAGGTCTTGATTAAACGAGAGTTGAAGAACTGA
- the clpB gene encoding ATP-dependent chaperone ClpB, with translation MNFNNFTIKSQEAIQQAQLLAQSMQHQQIENEHIFKAMSQVEENVIPFIIKKLGLNLHLIQQILDREMLSFPKVEGGDIMLSKEAGKTLNEATIIAKKMEDEYVSIEHLLLALFKSKSKIAQILKDQGVTEKNIDAAIKELRKGANVTSQSAEETYNSLNKYAKNLNALADSGKLDPVIGRDEEIRRVLQILSRRTKNNPMLVGEPGVGKTAIAEGLAHRIVQGDIPENLKDKVLFSLDMGALIAGAKYKGEFEERLKAVIKEVTDAEGEIILFIDEIHTLVGAGGGEGAMDAANILKPALARGELRAIGATTLDEYQKYFEKDKALERRFQKIVVDQPDTESAISILRGIKEKYESHHKVRIKDEAVIAAVELSQRYITNRFLPDKAIDLMDEAASKLRMEINSKPEELDVLDRKIMQLEIEIEAIKRENDKPKLQILNLELANIKEERNEIFAQWDSEKSVVDHIQKTKKEIEDLKVEAERAERNGDYGKVAELRYGKIKQAEESLATYHKELQEQQQSGTLIKEEVTNEDIAEVVAKWTGIPVTKMLQSEREKLLNLEDVLHKRVIGQDEAIEAVSDAIRRSRAGLQDSKRPIGSFLFLGTTGVGKTELAKTLASYLFDDESAMTRIDMSEYQERHSVSRLVGAPPGYVGYDEGGQLTEAVRRRPYSVVLLDEIEKAHPDTFNILLQVLDEGRLTDNKGRVADFKNTIIIMTSNMGSEIIQEKFENSKDIFSATEAARIEVLGLLKKLIRPEFLNRIDDMVMFTPLNEDNIKDIVRLQLEALKKMLEKQQITLDATEDAIAYLSKKGFDPQYGARPVKRTLQKEVLNNLSKGLLSGDIKSDSIILLDSFDNSLVFRNQNDLVV, from the coding sequence ATGAACTTTAATAATTTCACTATAAAATCGCAAGAAGCGATACAGCAAGCGCAACTATTGGCGCAATCCATGCAGCATCAGCAAATTGAGAATGAACATATTTTTAAGGCAATGTCCCAAGTGGAAGAAAATGTTATTCCATTTATCATTAAGAAACTGGGACTCAACCTTCATTTAATCCAACAAATTCTCGATAGGGAGATGCTCAGCTTTCCAAAGGTAGAAGGTGGGGACATAATGCTTTCCAAAGAGGCAGGTAAAACCTTGAACGAAGCTACCATCATCGCCAAGAAAATGGAGGATGAGTACGTGTCCATCGAGCATCTGCTTTTAGCACTGTTTAAATCAAAAAGTAAAATCGCACAAATCCTAAAGGATCAAGGAGTAACAGAGAAAAATATTGATGCGGCCATAAAAGAATTACGAAAAGGAGCCAACGTCACTTCCCAAAGTGCCGAAGAAACCTACAATTCTTTAAACAAGTATGCCAAAAACTTGAATGCACTTGCAGATAGTGGAAAGCTAGATCCTGTTATTGGCAGAGATGAAGAGATAAGACGGGTACTTCAAATATTATCGCGTAGAACTAAAAACAATCCAATGTTAGTTGGCGAACCCGGTGTTGGTAAAACGGCTATAGCGGAAGGTCTAGCGCACCGAATCGTTCAAGGGGATATTCCGGAGAATTTGAAAGACAAAGTACTTTTCTCCCTAGATATGGGTGCTCTAATCGCTGGAGCCAAATATAAAGGCGAATTTGAGGAACGTCTCAAAGCCGTCATTAAAGAAGTTACCGATGCCGAGGGAGAAATCATATTGTTTATCGACGAGATACATACGCTTGTGGGTGCTGGCGGTGGTGAAGGTGCTATGGATGCGGCCAATATTCTGAAGCCTGCCTTGGCAAGAGGTGAATTAAGAGCTATTGGTGCTACTACCTTGGATGAATATCAAAAGTATTTTGAAAAGGACAAGGCACTAGAAAGGCGTTTTCAGAAAATTGTAGTAGACCAGCCGGATACAGAAAGTGCAATCTCCATTCTTAGAGGGATTAAGGAAAAATATGAATCCCACCACAAAGTGCGAATTAAGGATGAGGCAGTCATCGCCGCAGTGGAATTATCCCAACGATATATTACCAACCGTTTTCTGCCGGACAAGGCGATAGACCTCATGGACGAGGCCGCTTCCAAATTGCGAATGGAAATCAATTCTAAGCCAGAGGAACTCGATGTCTTGGACAGAAAAATTATGCAATTGGAAATTGAAATCGAGGCTATCAAAAGAGAGAATGATAAGCCAAAATTGCAAATTTTAAATCTAGAACTGGCAAATATAAAGGAGGAGCGAAATGAAATTTTTGCACAATGGGACAGTGAAAAGTCGGTAGTGGACCATATTCAGAAAACCAAAAAAGAAATTGAGGACCTGAAAGTTGAAGCGGAACGGGCAGAGCGTAATGGAGACTACGGAAAAGTTGCAGAATTACGTTATGGAAAAATAAAGCAAGCAGAGGAAAGTCTTGCTACGTACCATAAGGAGTTACAGGAACAGCAGCAATCTGGCACATTGATAAAAGAAGAGGTTACCAACGAGGATATAGCCGAGGTAGTAGCAAAATGGACCGGAATACCGGTTACCAAAATGCTTCAAAGCGAACGTGAGAAACTATTGAACCTAGAGGATGTACTCCACAAACGGGTCATTGGACAGGATGAGGCCATTGAGGCGGTCTCCGATGCCATTAGGAGAAGTAGGGCCGGTTTGCAGGATAGCAAGAGACCTATTGGTTCTTTCTTGTTCCTTGGTACAACGGGGGTAGGAAAGACAGAATTAGCCAAGACATTAGCATCATATCTCTTTGATGATGAGAGTGCCATGACCAGAATTGATATGAGCGAATATCAGGAAAGGCATTCCGTGAGTAGATTGGTAGGAGCCCCTCCAGGTTACGTGGGGTACGATGAAGGAGGTCAATTGACTGAAGCTGTTAGAAGACGTCCTTATTCCGTGGTACTCTTGGATGAAATAGAAAAAGCACATCCGGACACCTTTAATATTCTTTTACAGGTACTGGACGAAGGTAGACTTACGGATAATAAAGGAAGAGTAGCGGATTTTAAAAATACCATTATTATCATGACCAGCAATATGGGTAGTGAAATCATTCAAGAAAAGTTTGAAAATTCTAAGGATATCTTTAGTGCAACTGAAGCGGCTAGAATAGAGGTTCTTGGTCTTCTTAAAAAACTGATTCGTCCTGAATTCTTGAACAGAATAGATGATATGGTTATGTTCACCCCTCTTAACGAGGATAATATCAAGGACATTGTAAGGCTCCAACTAGAGGCATTGAAAAAAATGCTGGAGAAACAACAAATTACCTTGGATGCCACGGAAGATGCCATTGCTTATCTCTCTAAAAAAGGGTTCGACCCGCAATACGGGGCAAGACCCGTAAAGAGAACCTTGCAAAAAGAGGTACTGAACAATTTATCCAAAGGACTTTTAAGTGGTGATATCAAATCAGATAGTATCATTCTTCTAGACTCTTTTGATAACAGTTTGGTGTTTCGCAATCAGAATGACCTTGTCGTTTAA
- the ytxJ gene encoding bacillithiol system redox-active protein YtxJ, producing the protein MGLFGGIFGKGDGEGKKSKPEIPWIALTSIEQLDEIVAKSSGKPQFIFKHSTTCGISRMVLNMFTSGYSLESNQADFYFLDLHAHREVSNGVAQKFQVMHQSPQLLVVKNGVVVAHSSHGAISEIALEQYI; encoded by the coding sequence ATGGGATTATTTGGAGGTATTTTTGGAAAGGGAGATGGCGAGGGTAAGAAAAGCAAGCCTGAAATACCGTGGATTGCTCTGACGAGTATTGAACAATTGGACGAAATAGTAGCCAAATCTTCCGGAAAGCCACAATTTATTTTTAAACATTCTACTACCTGTGGTATTAGTAGAATGGTACTGAATATGTTTACCTCTGGCTACTCCTTAGAATCGAATCAGGCAGATTTTTATTTTTTGGACCTACATGCGCACCGAGAGGTCTCTAACGGTGTAGCACAAAAATTTCAAGTGATGCATCAATCACCGCAATTACTGGTTGTTAAGAATGGAGTAGTTGTAGCCCATAGTTCCCATGGTGCTATATCAGAAATTGCTTTGGAACAATATATATAA
- the glyA gene encoding serine hydroxymethyltransferase: protein MQRDNRIFDLIEEERQRQIEGIELIASENFTSPQVMEASGSVLTNKYAEGYPGKRYYGGCEVVDKVEQLAIDRAKELFGAAYANVQPHSGSQANAAVYHACLKPGDTILGFDLSHGGHLTHGSPVNFSGRLYNPVFYGVDEATGLLNYDKIQEIALKERPKLIIAGASAYSRDMDFKKFREIADSVDALLLADISHPAGLIAKGLLNNPLPHCHIVTTTTHKTLRGPRGGLILMGADFENPFGIKLKNGNLRKMSALLDLAVFPGNQGGPLEHIIAAKAVAFGEALTPEFGQYMEQVKKNADAMAKAFVDKDYHIISGGTDNHMMLIDLRNKNISGKDAEKALVLADITANKNMVPFDDKSPFVTSGIRFGTPAITTRGLLESDMEIIVSLIDKVITNPEDSAVINTVKKEVNAMMGERPIFNILQNA from the coding sequence ATGCAAAGGGATAATCGCATTTTTGATTTAATCGAAGAAGAAAGACAACGTCAAATAGAAGGTATTGAGTTAATTGCCTCGGAAAATTTTACGAGCCCACAAGTAATGGAGGCTTCTGGTTCCGTGCTAACGAACAAATATGCCGAAGGATATCCTGGCAAAAGATATTACGGAGGTTGCGAGGTTGTAGATAAAGTAGAGCAGTTGGCTATAGACAGGGCAAAGGAGTTGTTCGGAGCGGCTTATGCCAATGTTCAGCCGCATTCCGGTTCACAGGCCAATGCCGCGGTTTATCATGCTTGCCTTAAGCCGGGAGATACTATTTTAGGATTTGATTTGTCGCATGGCGGACACCTAACGCATGGGTCACCGGTCAATTTTTCAGGTAGACTGTACAATCCCGTTTTTTATGGCGTGGACGAAGCCACAGGATTACTTAACTATGATAAAATTCAGGAAATTGCTTTAAAAGAACGACCTAAATTGATTATCGCAGGTGCGTCCGCATATTCAAGGGATATGGACTTTAAAAAGTTCAGGGAAATAGCCGATAGCGTTGACGCACTGTTATTAGCGGATATTTCGCATCCTGCAGGCCTTATAGCTAAAGGATTATTGAATAATCCTTTGCCACATTGCCACATTGTAACTACAACTACACATAAAACGCTAAGAGGACCAAGAGGAGGACTCATTTTAATGGGCGCTGATTTTGAAAATCCTTTCGGAATTAAATTGAAGAACGGAAACTTGAGAAAAATGTCCGCTTTATTGGACTTGGCAGTATTTCCGGGAAACCAAGGAGGTCCATTAGAACATATCATTGCAGCCAAAGCAGTAGCTTTTGGCGAAGCGCTCACGCCTGAATTTGGTCAGTATATGGAACAGGTGAAAAAAAATGCCGATGCTATGGCGAAAGCCTTTGTTGATAAGGATTATCATATCATATCAGGAGGTACGGACAACCACATGATGCTTATTGATTTGCGGAACAAGAATATTTCAGGAAAAGATGCTGAGAAGGCCCTAGTACTGGCTGATATTACGGCGAACAAGAATATGGTTCCTTTCGATGATAAATCACCATTTGTTACTTCAGGTATTAGATTTGGAACACCTGCTATAACCACTAGAGGACTCTTAGAGAGCGATATGGAGATTATTGTCTCCTTAATAGATAAGGTAATTACGAATCCAGAAGATAGTGCCGTAATCAATACTGTTAAGAAAGAGGTTAACGCCATGATGGGAGAAAGACCTATTTTCAATATACTTCAAAACGCGTAA
- a CDS encoding response regulator transcription factor: MDTIRILAVDDHEMTTLGYKYILEEQKFDNFSVKVEIAKSFDKAKEKIELSAKALPYDIILLDIQLFPAGSKDPRTGVDLGVIARNSVPTSKIVFMSSFSDNYRINNIFVTVNPDGYMVKSEIDELSLKTMVETVLRNPPYYTSSALVAIRKKMANDIVIDNQDQKILYHLSLGVNTRDIGPLISSANTTVEARKRQLKAIFGVKNGNDLALIEEARKRGFL, encoded by the coding sequence ATGGATACCATACGAATATTAGCGGTAGATGACCATGAGATGACGACTTTGGGATACAAGTATATCCTTGAGGAGCAGAAATTTGATAATTTTTCAGTTAAGGTAGAGATCGCAAAAAGTTTTGACAAGGCAAAGGAAAAAATTGAACTCTCCGCAAAGGCTCTTCCCTACGATATTATATTATTGGACATTCAACTATTTCCAGCGGGCTCAAAAGACCCAAGGACCGGGGTAGATTTAGGGGTTATAGCCAGAAATAGTGTCCCTACATCTAAAATAGTATTCATGTCGTCCTTTAGCGACAATTATAGAATAAATAATATATTCGTTACTGTAAACCCAGACGGGTATATGGTGAAATCAGAAATTGACGAACTGTCATTGAAAACCATGGTGGAGACCGTTCTTCGTAATCCACCGTATTATACGTCTAGTGCGTTGGTAGCAATCAGAAAAAAGATGGCCAACGATATTGTCATCGATAATCAAGACCAGAAAATACTTTATCATCTATCGTTGGGTGTGAATACAAGAGATATTGGACCCTTGATTTCTTCAGCAAATACGACCGTAGAGGCAAGAAAACGACAATTGAAGGCCATATTCGGTGTTAAAAACGGTAATGATTTGGCGCTTATTGAAGAAGCCAGAAAAAGAGGGTTTTTATAA
- a CDS encoding tetratricopeptide repeat protein: MLKAKLIKRNKRLRFFLVTLVIIFGQFTLGQKKNLNQTEITNDSVNRLVQSFQNKVSEPEDEFAWLDQAYTYAKSLSDEQLKLKLVSKLSFKSIRTKDTALFRRINHDAIRLGRIANDSVILAEAHWDLAVFFKRRAVLDSAYFHYYEAQKIYDLKENYLNSGKLLLYIANIQESVKDYVGAETNLILAIERLKQTDSYRDLFETYNDLGVVSEDLKQYSKAIAYFNQARTYLDKLDNDTSYLLRLKNNLGIVYRESGDYKKAIEKFEEVLGTPDANKINISLFAKTLNNLALCKIRIGDTIDVESKIKRSIVLNDSLESGSLVSSYYSMAELRLLQKDTSASIEWAEKSLLLAQKNENNKRILENLAFLARIDAEKASDYAQHYIALTDSLQLEERKIRNKFARIRFETDEFIAENEELAEEKEVLSQQKQMWTGIALGFFLLGLSVYIIINQRAKNQKLRFLQQQQENNEEIFNLMLAQKQKVNEVKRMEQKRISEELHDGVLGKMLGARMVLTGLNKKTDSEAIKERSSAIVALKDVENEIRSISHELSHSAYTRIHNFVNSIEALLQSAKGNNNINTIFNYDENEDWDSLVGDVKINVYRIIQETLQNAVKHAVCKNFFVNFERIDNEFVVTMRDDGKGFKFEKEKKGIGMRNIRSRVNKLNGNWKISSKPGNGTTIQVQIPLKPNSSLKDNTKNQLQDV, translated from the coding sequence ATGTTGAAAGCTAAACTAATTAAGCGAAATAAAAGGTTAAGGTTTTTTTTAGTAACCTTAGTTATCATATTTGGGCAGTTCACCTTAGGACAAAAGAAAAATTTAAATCAAACCGAAATTACCAATGATAGCGTAAATAGACTTGTCCAATCATTTCAAAATAAAGTTTCCGAACCGGAAGATGAATTTGCCTGGTTAGACCAAGCCTATACTTATGCAAAATCTTTGAGTGATGAACAACTAAAACTAAAACTAGTTTCCAAACTTTCCTTTAAAAGCATTCGTACAAAGGACACGGCTTTGTTTCGAAGGATAAATCACGATGCCATAAGATTGGGGCGTATTGCAAATGATTCGGTAATACTAGCGGAAGCTCACTGGGATTTAGCGGTATTCTTTAAGAGAAGGGCCGTATTGGACAGTGCATATTTTCATTACTACGAAGCTCAGAAAATATATGATTTAAAAGAAAATTATTTAAATTCCGGGAAATTACTATTGTACATTGCAAACATCCAGGAAAGTGTCAAAGACTATGTGGGTGCCGAAACGAATCTCATTTTAGCTATTGAACGCTTGAAGCAAACGGATAGTTATAGAGATTTATTTGAGACCTACAATGATTTAGGAGTTGTATCTGAAGACCTAAAGCAGTATTCCAAAGCTATCGCTTACTTCAATCAAGCACGTACCTATCTAGACAAATTGGACAATGACACCTCCTATCTACTTAGACTTAAAAATAACCTAGGTATTGTATATAGGGAGAGTGGCGACTATAAAAAAGCAATCGAGAAATTCGAAGAGGTATTAGGAACGCCAGATGCAAATAAAATAAACATCAGTTTGTTCGCAAAAACCTTGAACAACTTAGCACTTTGTAAAATCCGTATCGGTGATACCATAGATGTCGAAAGTAAAATAAAGCGGTCCATAGTACTGAACGATAGTTTGGAATCAGGTAGCTTGGTCTCCTCCTATTATAGCATGGCGGAGTTAAGGCTTTTACAGAAAGACACCAGTGCTAGTATTGAATGGGCAGAGAAATCCTTACTATTGGCCCAGAAAAATGAGAACAATAAGCGCATCTTGGAAAACCTTGCATTTTTGGCCAGAATTGATGCCGAAAAAGCCTCGGACTATGCGCAACACTATATTGCACTTACCGATAGTCTTCAATTAGAAGAAAGGAAAATACGTAACAAATTTGCACGTATCCGCTTTGAAACGGACGAGTTTATTGCAGAAAATGAGGAACTTGCCGAAGAAAAGGAAGTGCTTAGCCAGCAGAAACAAATGTGGACGGGGATTGCCTTGGGCTTCTTTTTGCTGGGGCTCTCCGTGTATATTATCATCAACCAAAGAGCGAAAAATCAAAAATTACGTTTTCTACAACAACAGCAAGAAAATAATGAGGAGATTTTTAATCTTATGCTTGCCCAAAAACAGAAGGTAAATGAGGTGAAACGAATGGAACAGAAGCGTATCTCAGAGGAATTGCACGACGGGGTGTTGGGAAAAATGCTAGGAGCACGGATGGTTTTGACAGGTTTGAACAAAAAAACGGATTCCGAGGCTATAAAGGAGCGCTCTTCTGCAATCGTAGCCTTAAAGGATGTTGAAAATGAAATTCGATCTATTTCTCACGAGCTTAGTCATTCCGCTTATACCAGAATCCATAATTTCGTAAATTCCATAGAGGCATTATTACAATCGGCGAAAGGGAACAACAATATAAATACCATCTTTAACTACGATGAGAATGAAGATTGGGACAGCTTGGTAGGAGATGTAAAAATCAATGTTTATCGCATTATACAAGAAACTTTACAAAACGCGGTAAAACATGCAGTCTGTAAAAATTTCTTTGTTAACTTTGAAAGAATAGATAACGAATTTGTCGTTACCATGAGGGATGATGGCAAAGGTTTTAAATTTGAAAAGGAGAAAAAAGGTATTGGCATGCGTAATATAAGGTCCAGGGTCAATAAGCTGAACGGCAATTGGAAAATAAGCTCAAAGCCCGGAAATGGAACCACTATTCAGGTCCAGATTCCTTTAAAGCCGAATTCGTCACTAAAGGACAATACTAAAAATCAATTACAGGACGTTTAA
- a CDS encoding LytR/AlgR family response regulator transcription factor — MEYNYSIIDSDAVSNLQLQAFLDEYGDFSCVGNLKSPSDGLNNILKYTPDIIFVNLNDKASALFQMVVELHQYVTTVPLVIGISKTKEHAYEAIKNNFFDYWLLPYNEFDIRKSLLKLRKKLPKEAAPQTICLKSYNDFQYLDTTDILYLQADNNTTEFHMIGGNVTHAYKTLKTFEKQLPKNFVRIHQSYIVNTDYVSRINFGKSICALKKNNKSLPFSKTYRENMDNLKKILSQNSVSNLN, encoded by the coding sequence TTGGAATACAATTACAGTATAATAGACTCCGATGCGGTCTCAAATTTGCAGTTACAGGCATTTTTGGACGAGTATGGCGACTTTAGCTGTGTAGGAAACCTAAAGAGTCCGTCCGATGGTCTGAACAATATTCTCAAGTACACTCCAGATATTATTTTTGTTAATTTAAACGATAAGGCTTCTGCCCTATTTCAAATGGTTGTGGAATTGCATCAGTATGTCACCACCGTTCCCTTGGTCATCGGTATATCCAAAACAAAAGAGCATGCTTACGAAGCGATAAAAAATAATTTCTTCGATTATTGGTTGCTACCGTATAATGAGTTCGACATTAGAAAATCCTTGCTAAAACTAAGGAAAAAGCTTCCAAAGGAAGCTGCACCACAAACCATTTGTCTAAAATCTTATAATGATTTTCAATATCTGGACACCACGGATATTCTGTACCTACAAGCGGATAACAACACTACCGAATTTCATATGATAGGCGGCAACGTTACCCATGCATATAAGACATTAAAAACTTTTGAAAAGCAGCTTCCAAAAAACTTTGTACGTATACATCAAAGTTATATCGTTAATACGGACTATGTTTCTAGAATAAACTTTGGGAAGTCTATCTGCGCCTTAAAGAAAAATAATAAAAGTCTTCCTTTTTCTAAAACTTACCGAGAGAATATGGATAATCTTAAAAAAATCCTTTCCCAAAACTCCGTTTCCAACTTAAATTAA
- a CDS encoding acyl-CoA thioesterase, whose amino-acid sequence MSFYQKEIEVSAEDLDDLNHVNNVRYVQWIQDISKEHWVAKAPQNIQEEVIWVVMTHYIEYKSAAVLNDPILLRTHIKDSSGAKCTRVVEMYNSITNTLLVRSNTEWCLLNRQSLRPIRISEEIKAIFS is encoded by the coding sequence ATGTCTTTCTACCAAAAGGAAATTGAGGTTTCTGCGGAGGATTTAGACGATTTAAATCACGTTAACAATGTGCGTTACGTGCAATGGATTCAGGATATCTCCAAGGAACATTGGGTAGCTAAGGCACCACAAAATATACAGGAAGAGGTAATCTGGGTGGTAATGACGCATTATATCGAATACAAATCTGCAGCTGTCCTAAACGACCCAATCTTATTAAGGACCCATATCAAAGACAGTAGTGGCGCCAAATGCACTCGTGTGGTAGAAATGTACAACAGCATAACAAATACCCTTTTAGTACGTTCAAATACAGAATGGTGTTTGCTCAACAGACAGAGTCTACGACCCATCAGAATCTCGGAAGAAATCAAGGCAATATTTTCCTAA